CGGCGTACGCAGGCGTCTTCGTTATGCTTGTCGGCGAGGAATGTATCTATTGCTATTGGATCATCCAAGTCTATGCCGTATTCCTGCATCATCACTACGAGCACGCGAAAGACTTGCCCTGCATCGATCAGCATGACGGGCAATGATAGCTCATCGCGTATATAGTCTTTTACCAAGCTTACGATCGTACCTTTGCCGCTGCGCGCATCGCCATCGAACGTTACCAGCTTAGGAAGTGGGTTGGTCATTAGGGTATATGATAGCATATGATTTTTTTGGAGGGGTAATACTTGGATACTCTAAACTAAAACGGAACATCCCATATACTTAGAGATGTAAAGCAACTAAGTACAGAAAGGACGCTCCGTATGTCTAACATACCAAACTTTGCCAGCAATAAGAAGTGCTGGAGGCTTATCAACAAGCTTGTCTTTGGGGAGGAGGTGTCGTGCCCGCTCTGCGGGTGCGAGCTGCAAGAAAACTACCTCTCAAGATATCTCTGGTGCAAAATATGCCGCAAAAAGCTCAGAGCCACTGCCTGGCATGGTTCCTGGCTGTATGGCATGAAGCTGTCGTCCAAACAACTATTCAAGCTAATCTGGTGCTGGCAGAATCGTAAAAGTGTTGAGGCGGCTATACTGTTTGCTGGCGTTAGTTATCCAACTGTAGCTAGATGGTTCTCCCGCTTTCGAGAGAACCTGCCAGACGCTGCAACAATGCTAGAAGGCTTAATCCAAGCCGACGAAAGCTACTTCTCAAAGCTCAAGAGTAAACAAGCTACCTACATAGTTACTGGCGCCATTGAGCAGGATACCGGGCGCTTAGCCTTGCGTATAACCGGCGGCTTCCATGACGGACGAAGCCAAGATGTGCTTGAACAGTTCATCCAAGACAGCGTAAAACCAGGCAGCCTAATTATTACCGACAAATGGTACGGTTACGACGAATTACCGCTCCTAGGCTACGAGCATGAAAGCCACAACCACAGCAGAGGCGACTTTGCTAATACCAACAAAGCTGAGCTAATTTGGAGCGTAGCCAAGCGCCACATGCGCAAACTCTACGGACAACGCATCCTAACCCACCAACTAGAAGAACTCTGCAAAGAATGGATGGCAAGAGCCAACCGCCCCAAGCTATTCGAGGACCCGATGACTTACCTGCGCTTTACTTTGGATGTTCCGGGTTAGTTGACTGAACCTAATACTTGCCGGGCATTACATAAATAGCACGCCCATGCGCTATACTAAGCTCATGAAGCTTTTCTCCTGGAACGTTAATGGCATCCGCGCCGTCATTAGTAAAGGCGAGTTTGCACGATTCATTAGCACATACAGCCCTGACATCATCTGTTTACAAGAGACGAAAGCATCACGCAGCCAAGTAGAGATTGACTTACCTGAATACACTGAGCATTTCTACTCGGCAACAAAAAAAGGCTATTCAGGAACAGCGATTT
This portion of the TM7 phylum sp. oral taxon 349 genome encodes:
- a CDS encoding IS1595 family transposase, whose amino-acid sequence is MSNIPNFASNKKCWRLINKLVFGEEVSCPLCGCELQENYLSRYLWCKICRKKLRATAWHGSWLYGMKLSSKQLFKLIWCWQNRKSVEAAILFAGVSYPTVARWFSRFRENLPDAATMLEGLIQADESYFSKLKSKQATYIVTGAIEQDTGRLALRITGGFHDGRSQDVLEQFIQDSVKPGSLIITDKWYGYDELPLLGYEHESHNHSRGDFANTNKAELIWSVAKRHMRKLYGQRILTHQLEELCKEWMARANRPKLFEDPMTYLRFTLDVPG